The Hippoglossus hippoglossus isolate fHipHip1 chromosome 21, fHipHip1.pri, whole genome shotgun sequence genome contains a region encoding:
- the ssb gene encoding lupus La protein, producing the protein MAEKQEMSSIELKVARQVEYYFGDHNLPRDKFLKEQLQQDEGWVPLETMLKFNRLKTLTTDSSVIVAALEKSKTGLLEINEDKTKIRRSTDKPLPELNDEYKDAVKHKSVYIKGFPLETSLDEIQEWLNAKGDIENIQMRRNLQRQFKGSVFICFNTEESSKQFLERSDIKSFKDNEMLVLSREDYHAKKAEERKQFKQETKAKAKQDKEQLQKNTEDKEMGLLLDEQTGCLLKFKGELEDVSREDFHELFSGHGKIKWVDFTRGAKEGTLLFDGNAKEAFDKAKEANKGELKIKNNSVTWQVLEGDEEKDELKKIIEAQQESYSRSRGRGGRGRSGGRGGRGGRRGRGGRDQSRGRYQGKKTKFDSGDEDDAPAAPKREREDTDGPAAKVAKTENGS; encoded by the exons ATGGCAGAAAAGCAAGAGATGTCTTCAATTGAATTGAAAGTGGCACGACAAGTAGAG TACTACTTTGGAGATCACAATCTTCCCAGGGACAAGTTTCTGAAAGAACAACTGCAGCAGGATGAAGGCTGGGTGCCTTTGGAGACGATGCTTAAATTCAACAG ACTGAAGACTTTAACTACTGACAGCAGCGTCATTGTTGCAGCTCTCGAGAAATCCAAGACCGGCCTCTTGGAAATCAATGAAGACAAGACAAAAATCAGGAGGTCTACAGATAAACCCTTACCTGAACTGAACGATGAATACAAAGACGCCGTTAAACACAAATCTGTGTACATT AAAGGTTTTCCTCTTGAAACCTCCCTCGATGAGATTCAGGAGTGGTTGAATGCAAAAGGCGACatagaaaatattcaaatgaggAGAAACCTGCAGAGGCAGTTCAAG GGATCAGTGTTCATCTGTTTTAACACAGAAGAGTCATCCAAGCAGTTCCTTGAACGTTCAGACATAAAATCATTCAAGGACAATGAGATGCTTGTGTTATCAAG GGAAGACTACCATGCAAAGAAGGCTGAAGAGCGAAAACAGTTCAAACAAGAGACAAAGGCAAAAGCAAAACA aGACAAGGAGCAACTGCAGAAAAATACAGAAGATAAAGAAATG GGTCTGCTCCTGGACGAACAGACAGGGTGCTTGTTGAAGTTCAAAGGGGAGCTCGAAGATGTTTCCCGAGAGGACTTTCATGAATTGTTCTCAGGGCACGGAAAGATAAAGTGGGTTGACTTCACACGAGGAGCTAAAGAG GGTACCCTCCTTTTCGATGGAAACGCAAAGGAGGCGTTTGACAAGGCCAAGGAGGCAAACAAAGGAGAGCTAAAAATCAAGAACAACAGCGTTACATGGCAGGTGCTTGAGGGAGACGAGGAGAAAGACGAGCTGAAGAAGATCATCGAAGCTCAACAAGAATCTTACAGCAGGTCCAGGGGTAGAG GTGGTAGAGGAAGATCAGgcggcagaggaggaagaggaggacgaaggGGAAGAGGTGGAAGGGATCAAAGCAGAGGTCGGTACCAAGGCAAAAAGACGAAATTTGATAGTGGTGATGAAGACGATG CACCCGCTGCCCCAAAGAGAGAACGAGAAGATACAGACGGTCCTGCAGCAAAGGTCGCCAAAACTGAAAACGGATCTTAG
- the LOC117754964 gene encoding coiled-coil domain-containing protein 173-like, producing the protein MTSKVQLSHRRGSSKRAEEGSKMFRAPDLRQVTVLTKAEWQRIQNEVNQFDRGKESMREAENRRKALHLRSEQMVKEWPDTITNQRKKKLEDKKIREEIMEEKRKQLDIEEAEYKDQQRKDIVVKAKTQLFNQTNRVKGLHSALLMTEVLKEREAQIELKKRCASKDVENEFMNLAESRKDEALREEEEKAVQRKLKQLAFAEELEKQVKEFELAKERHEKENKKDGEENLRLHELYLLEQRMEEERQEEQKRNLKQAQLEHVTKRDMMRAAEAQKRAAEEEQRKVYLFEKEIEMELRKEKETELFREAQRKKEGFIKDLIDQLQVQEHTVNEDQRIAKAIAEKEARREQQLREEEEKRTAVLESIGEHRELQIRQKEQRDKEEKQNCRDILDAKKKAEMIFLGEKTAKAQRTKEDLRKIQDCNSTQMAAKVARKQQLRREKDEFEAKNRDLMAEEEKQFLIYSHKVIHAAAEAQRDVLPLCKAASDGIGGGLGPVVGGVRPSYMVQEHSGAQMSISSGPTQNIYETVFIEEAKKRMGFIW; encoded by the exons ATGACGTCCAAGGTTCAGCTGAGCCACCGGAGAGGATCCAGTAAGAGAg CAGAGGAAGGCAGCAAGATGTTCCGGGCACCTGATCTCCGACAAGTCACCGTGTTGACCAAGGCTGAATGGCAGAGGATTCAAAATGAAGTCAACCAGTTTGATAGAGGCAAGGAGAGTATGAGAGAAGCAGAGAACCGGAGAAAAGCCCTGCACCTGCGGTCAGAACAGATGGTGAAAGAGTGGCCAGACACCATCACT AATCAAAGGAAAAAGAAGCTGGAGGATAAGAAGATCCGGGAAGAGATtatggaggagaaaaggaaacagtTGGATATAGAGGAGGCCGAATACAAGGACCAACAACGTAAAGACATTGTTGTGAAAGCCAAGACTCAGCTCTTCAATCAAACCAACCGAGTCAAAGGATTACAT AGTGCACTCTTGATGACAGAGGTGTTGAAGGAGAGGGAGGCTCAGATTGAGCTGAAGAAAAGGTGTGCCTCTAAAGATGTGGAAAATGAATTCATGAATTTGGCAGAGAGCAGAAAGGACGAAgctctgagggaggaggaagagaaagcagTCCAGAGGAAGCTTAAGCAACTGGCTTTTGCAGAGGAGCTGGAAAAACA GGTGAAGGAATTTGAGTTGGCTAAAGAGCGACACGAGAAAGAGAACAAGAAGGACGGAGAGGAAAACCTTCGCCTTCATGAGCTCTATCTGTTGGAGCAGAGAATGgaggaagaaagacaagaagagcagaagagaaacCTGAAGCAAGCTCAACTG GAACATGTGACTAAAAGAGACATgatgagagcagcagaggcCCAAAAACGGGCGgctgaagaggagcagaggaaagtgTATCTCTttgagaaagagatagagatggagttaaggaaagagaaagaaacggAATTGTTCAG AGAGGcccagaggaaaaaagaggggTTCATAAAGGACTTGATAGACCAACTGCAGGTGCAGGAGCACACTGTGAACGAGGATCAGAGGATCGCTAAGGCCATCGCCGAAAAGGAGGCCAGAcgtgagcagcagctgagggaggaggaggagaagaggactGCAGTGTTGGAGTCCATCGGTGAACACAGAGAACTGCAG ATACGCCAAAAGGAGCAGAgggacaaagaagaaaaacagaactgcAGGGACATTCTTGACGCCAAGAAAAAAGCTGAGATGATCTTTCTTGGGGAAAAAACAGCGAAGGCTCAGAGGACCAAAGAAGATCTGAGAAAGATACAAGACTGCAATTCAACACAAATG GCTGCAAAAGTTGCCAGGAAGCAGCAACTGAGACGGGAGAAAGATGAGTTTGAGGCAAAGAACAGAGACCTCATGGCTGAGGAAGAAAAGCAGTTTCTAATCTATTCACACAAGGTCAtccatgcagcagcagaggctcaGCGAGACGTCCTCCCACTTTGCAAAGCTGCAAGCGATGGGATCGGAGGAGGGCTCGGCCCTGTTGTCGGGGGAGTCAGGCCCAGCTACATGGTTCAGGAACACAGCGGTGCTCAGATGTCCATCTCCTCTGGTCCTACCCAGAACATTTATGAGACAGTATTTATTGAGGAAGCAAAGAAGAGAATGGGGTTTATCTGGTGA
- the klhl23 gene encoding kelch-like protein 23, which produces MRDTMSHKEGDIYTYDFTDGDHPSQLLDALRHFYVSGLFTDVSLQCGDSGAQVFHCHKALLSARSSYFKVMFTADMRERTDSSITLTGLRAEVLGALVNYVYTAQVRITESNVQSLLEAADLLQFIPVKQACEEFLIRLLDVDNCLGMHAFAQLHLCPALEREARRVMLSRFPELVLQEEFLELDHGRMRAVVAAQSLTVQRDEVLIDAVVKWVTHDLDNRLHHTVDLLHSIQLDLDEIYFKASLEVHRQGLLSSDGKFKSMITKALRSNNGKELCASRKMSSSMYIIGGYYWHPLCEVHFWDPVSDTWVQGKAMPDHERESYSISSLGANIYVTGGYRTNTVEALDAVSIYNCDYDEWTEGCSMITARYYHCSVALHGCIYAIGGYRGGAPERETEFYDPLKKKWLPVAKMIQGVGNATACVMEEKIYVTGGHYGYRGSCTYEKIQVYKPEVNEWSIITISPHPEYGLCSVPLNNKLYLVGGQTTIADCYDPEKDEWRPISVMKERRMECGAVVINGCIYVTGGYSYSKGTYLQSIEKYDPELDTWEIVGTLPSPARSHGCVCVHSV; this is translated from the exons ATGAGAG acacGATGTCACACAAAGAAGGCGACATCTACACATACGACTTCACTGATGGAGATCATCCGTCGCAGCTCCTGGACGCACTCAGGCACTTCTACGTCAGCGGCCTCTTCACGGACGTCTCCCTCCAGTGCGGTGACTCCGGGGCGCAGGTGTTCCACTGCCACAAGGCGCTGCTGTCGGCCCGCAGCTCCTATTTTAAAGTCATGTTCACGGCTGACATGAGGGAGAGGACCGACAGCAGCATCACCCTGACCGGGCTGCGCGCCGAGGTCCTGGGCGCCCTGGTGAACTACGTGTACACGGCTCAGGTGCGCATCACCGAGAGCAACGTGCAGAGCCTGCTGGAGGCCGCGGACCTCCTGCAGTTCATCCCTGTCAAACAAGCGTGCGAGGAGTTCCTCATCCGCCTCCTGGACGTGGACAACTGCCTGGGGATGCACGCCTTCGCACAGCTGCACCTGTGTCCCGCACTGGAGAGGGAGGCCAGGAGAGTGATGCTGAGCAGGTTCCCAGAGCTCGTGCTGCAGGAGGAGTTCCTGGAGCTGGACCATGGGAGGATGAGGGCGGTGGTGGCCGCACAGAGCCTCACTGTGCAGAGGGATGAGGTCCTGATAGATGCTGTGGTCAAGTGGGTGACCCATGATTTGGATAACCGTCTTCACCATACTGTAGACCTGCTGCACTCCATCCAACTGGACCTGGATGAGATTTATTTCAAAGCGTCTCTAGAGGTGCACAGGCAGGGCTTGCTGAGCAGTGATGGGAAATTTAAATCTATGATAACTAAGGCATTAAGGTCCAATAATGGCAAGGAGTTGTGTGCAAGTAGAAAAATGTCTTCCAGCATGTATATCATCGGTGGATACTACTGGCACCCACTGTGTGAGGTCCACTTCTGGGATCCTGTCAGTGACACATGGGTGCAAGGGAAAGCAATGCCTGACCACGAAAGAGAGAGTTACAGCATCAGCTCACTGGGAGCAAATATATATGTGACGGGAGGTTACAGGACAAACACGGTTGAGGCCCTGGACGCTGTTTCGATTTATAACTGCGACTATGACGAATGGACCGAGGGTTGCTCCATGATCACAGCGAGGTACTACCACTGTTCCGTGGCGTTGCATGGCTGTATTTACGCCATCGGAGGCTACAGAGGAGGAGCTCCGGAGCGAGAGACTGAATTTTATGATcctttgaaaaagaaatggCTTCCAGTGGCCAAAATGATCCAAG GTGTTGGAAATGCCACTGCCTGTGTAATGGAGGAAAAAATCTATGTTACCGGAGGCCACTATGGCTACAGAGGAAGCTGCACCTATGAAAAAATCCAGGTCTACAAGCCAGAGGTCAATGAGTGGAGCATCATTACAATAAGTCCCCATCCAG AATACGGGCTGTGCTCTGTGCCTCTCAACAACAAGCTGTATTTGGTGGGCGGACAGACGACGATCGCCGACTGCTACGACCCGGAGAAAGACGAGTGGAGGCCAATATCAgtgatgaaggagaggaggatggagtgTGGGGCCGTAGTAATAAATGGATGTATTTATGTAACAGGGGGATATTCCTACTCAAAGGGGACTTATCTGCAGAGCATCGAGAAGTACGACCCTGAGCTGGACACATGGGAGATAGTGGGGACTCTTCCTAGCCCAGCCAGATcacatggatgtgtgtgtgttcacagcgTGTAA
- the LOC117755237 gene encoding coiled-coil domain-containing protein 173-like has product MFQAPDLRQVTVLTKAEWKRVQNEVNQDDRGKESMREAENQRKALHLQSKQMVKEWPDTIANQRQKKLEAKKIREQIEEEKRKQMDIEEAEYKDQQRKEAVEKAKTQLYYQTDQVKGLHSALLMTEVLKEREAQIELKKRIKSASKDVEKEFINFEGTRKDEALRQEEEKALQRKLEKLAIAEELKNQMKKHELARERQEKENKKDGEENLRLHELYLLEQRMEEERQEEQKRNLKQAQLEHVTKRDMMRAAEAQKQAAEEEQRKLFLSAKQKMMKLRKEKETELFREAQRQKEGLMKKLTDQQQEQTVNEDQRIAKAVAEQEARREQQLREEEEKRTEVLKSIAEHRQLIRQETEQRDKEDQQRSRDTHVAKKEADRIFCEKQKAKAQRIREDLRKIQDCNSTRMAAKAARQQHLRREEEEFEAKTRELLAEEEKQFLIYSHKVIHAAAEAQRDVLPLCKAAGEGIGGGLGPVFGGVRPSYMVQDRSGAQMPNYISGATQNIKELHETVDIQEAKKRLGFMW; this is encoded by the exons ATGTTCCAGGCACCTGATCTCCGACAAGTCACCGTGTTGACTAAGGCTGAATGGAAGAGGGTTCAAAATGAAGTCAACCAGGATGATAGAGGCAAGGAGAGTATGAGAGAAGCAGAGAACCAGAGAAAAGCCCTGCACCTGCAGTCAAAACAGATGGTGAAAGAGTGGCCAGACACCATCGCT aaTCAAAGGCAAAAGAAGCTGGAGGCGAAGAAGATCCGGGAACAGAtcgaggaagagaaaaggaaacagatgGATATAGAGGAGGCCGAATACAAGGATCAACAACGTAAAGAGGCCGTGGAGAAAGCCAAGACTCAGCTCTACTATCAAACCGACCAAGTCAAAGGATTACAT AGTGCTCTCTTGATGACAGAGGTGTTGAAGGAGAGGGAGGCTCAGATTGAGCTGAAGAAAAGGATAAAGAGTGCCTCTAAAGATGTGGAAAAAGAATTCATTAATTTTGAGGGGACCAGAAAGGACGAAGCTCTgaggcaggaggaagagaaggcaCTCCAGAGGAAGCTTGAGAAACTGGCTATTGCAGAGGAGCTGAAAAATCA GATGAAGAAACATGAGTTGGCCAGAGAGCGacaagagaaagagaacaagaaGGACGGAGAGGAAAACCTTCGCCTTCATGAGCTCTATCTGTTGGAGCAGAGAATGgaggaagaaagacaagaagagcagaagagaaacCTGAAGCAAGCTCAACTG GAACATGTCACTAAAAGAGACATgatgagagcagcagaggcCCAAAAACAGGcggctgaggaggagcagaggaaactgTTTCTCTCTGCGAAACAAAAAATGATGAAGttaaggaaagagaaagaaactgaattGTTCAG AGAGGCCCAGAGGCAGAAAGAGGGGCTCATGAAGAAACTGACAGACCAACAGCAGGAGCAAACTGTGAACGAGGATCAGAGGATCGCCAAGGCCGTCGCCGAACAGGAGGCCAGAcgtgagcagcagctgagggaggaggaggagaagaggactGAAGTGTTGAAGTCCATCGCTGAACACAGGCAACTGATA AGACAAGAAACGGAGCAGAGGGACAAAGAAGACCAACAGAGATCCAGAGACACGCATGTGGCCAAGAAAGAGGCTGACCGCATATTTTGTGAGAAACAAAAAGCGAAGGCACAGAGGATCAGAGAAGATCTGAGAAAGATACAAGACTGCAACTCAACACGAATG GCTGCAAAAGCTGCCAGGCAACAGCACCTGagacgggaggaagaggagtttgaGGCAAAGACCAGAGAACTCCTGGCTGAGGAAGAAAAGCAGTTTCTAATCTATTCACACAAGGTCAtccatgcagcagcagaggctcaGCGAGACGTCCTCCCACTTTGCAAAGCTGCAGGTGAAGGGATCGGAGGAGGGCTCGGTCCTGTGTTCGGGGGAGTCAGGCCCAGCTACATGGTTCAGGACCGCAGCGGTGCTCAGATGCCTAACTACATCTCTGGTGCTACCCAGAACATTAAAGAGCTTCATGAGACAGTAGATATTCAAGAAGCAAAGAAGAGACTGGGGTTTATGTGGTGA
- the phgdh gene encoding D-3-phosphoglycerate dehydrogenase gives MAPVSIKTVLISESVDPRCKALLQQNGIRVTEKQQMTKDELIAEIKDYDGLVVRSATKVTADVINAASNLKIIGRAGTGVDNVDVDAATKRGIIVMNTPSGNTISAAELTCALLMSLSRNVPQAAMSMKQGNWDRKKFMGAELYGKVLGIVGLGRIGKEVASRMQSFEMRTIGYDPITPPEVSASWGVEQMQLEQLWPQCDYITVHTPLMPSTVGLLNDESFAKCKKGVKVVNCARGGIIDEDALLRALESGQCGGAGLDVFVEEPPKNRPLVNHPNVISCPHLGASTKEAQARCGEDIALQIVDMVKGKKLVGAVNAQVLASTFSQESHLLIKLGEAIGAVLQSCSSSNKPFSQVKITTQGDGMKSSAGYMTSSVLVGLLNSESGCCPNLINVLSLAKESGIEVNQAHCASDEAADGVCKVEVVANGCSFKATGAVHGGVPVLLELSNSVFRQPVRLTGNLLFFKAPASPKLLTSVAGVLATEGVEIESFSTPSDRSGDLWYCVGVSSLLRDLGALKSSVKESAQLTI, from the exons ATGGCCCCTGTCTCCATCAAGACCGTGTTGATCAGTGAGAGTGTGGACCCTCGCTGCAAAGCCCTGCTGCAGCAAAATGGCATCCGAGTTACGGAGAAGCAGCAAATGACAAAGGATGAACTCATCGCGGAGATCAAG GACTACGATGGCCTTGTGGTGAGATCTGCAACCAAGGTAACAGCCGATGTTATCAATGCTGCTAGCAATCTCAAAATCATTGGGAGAGCTGGGACCGGTGTGGACAATGTGGACGTTGACGCTGCCACCAAGAGGGGCATCATTGTAATGAA CACACCGAGTGGGAACACAATCAGTGCTGCAGAGTTGACATGTGCCCTGCTGATGAGCCTCTCAAG aaatGTGCCTCAAGCTGCAATGTCGATGAAACAAGGGAACTGGGATCGCAAAAAG TTCATGGGTGCAGAGCTCTACGGCAAAGTGCTCGGCATAGTGGGACTTGGCAGAATAGGAAAAGAAGTCGCCTCAAGGATGCAATCATTCGAAATGAGG ACTATCGGCTATGACCCAATCACTCCACCGGAGGTGTCGGCCAGCTGGGGGGTGGAGCAGAtgcagctggagcagctctGGCCCCAGTGTGACTATATTACTGTCCACACTCCCCTGATGCCCTCTACTGTTG gtCTGCTTAACGACGAATCATTCGCTAAATGCAAGAAAGGAGTGAAGGTGGTGAACTGCGCACGAGGCGGAATCATCGATGAGGACGCTCTCCTCAGAGCGTTGGAGTCCGGACagtgtggaggagcaggactTGACGTCTTTGTTGAG GAGCCACCGAAGAACCGCCCACTGGTGAACCATCCCAACGTCATCAGCTGTCCTCACCTGGGAGCCAGCACCAAGGAGGCTCAGGCTCGCTGTGGGGAGGACATCGCCCTGCAGATTGTGGACATGGTGAAGGGCAAGAAACTGGTTGGAGCA GTAAATGCTCAGGTTTTGGCGAGCACCTTCTCCCAGGAATCTCATCTGCTGATTAAACTCGGAGAAGCCATTGGAGCCGTGCTGCAGTCGTGCTCCAGCTCTAATAAACCGTTCAGCCAAGTGAAGATCACCACTCAAG GTGATGGCATGAAGTCCTCCGCCGGCTACATGACATCATCAGTCCTGGTTGGACTGCTGAATTCTGAATCTGGCTGCTGCCCAAACCTCATCAATGTCCTGAGTCTAGCCAAGGAATCTGGAATCGAG GTAAACCAAGCCCACTGTGCATCTGACGAGGCGGCTGATGGAGTGTGCAAGGTGGAGGTCGTGGCCAACGGCTGCAGCTTCAAAGCCACGGGTGCAGTTCATGGTGGTGTGCCGGTCCTGCTGGAGCTGAGCAACAGTGTGTTCAGACAACCGGTCCGTCTCACTGGGAATCTGCTGTTCTTCAAAGCCCCTGCGAGTCCCAAGCTCCTTACTTCTGTGGCTG GAGTGCTGGCCACAGAGGGAGTGGAGATCGAGTCTTTCAGCACTCCCTCAGACCGCAGTGGTGATCTGTGGTATTGTGTGGGGGTGTCCTCCCTCCTGCGAGACCTCGGTGCCTTAAAGTCCTCAGTTAAGGAGTCCGCACAGCTCACCATTTAA